From the genome of Vibrio porteresiae DSM 19223, one region includes:
- the rraB gene encoding ribonuclease E inhibitor RraB, producing the protein MSHEDDYMSVEELIEFQKEETRDIIAALLEDGSDPDALYEIEHHFFAEDFEQLEKAAIDAFKMGFEVMEAEETEDEDGNKLLCFDASMQSALNPELIDAQVEKLVNLAEKHDIIYDGWGTYYEGEDALYSEEDEDDEDE; encoded by the coding sequence ATGTCTCATGAAGATGACTACATGTCTGTGGAAGAATTAATCGAGTTTCAAAAAGAAGAGACTCGCGACATCATCGCAGCTTTACTTGAAGATGGCAGCGATCCAGATGCCCTCTACGAAATCGAACACCACTTTTTTGCTGAAGATTTTGAGCAGCTAGAGAAAGCCGCGATTGATGCCTTCAAAATGGGTTTTGAAGTGATGGAAGCGGAAGAGACAGAAGATGAAGATGGCAATAAATTGCTCTGTTTCGACGCAAGCATGCAATCTGCATTGAACCCTGAGCTGATTGATGCTCAAGTGGAAAAACTTGTTAATTTGGCTGAAAAACACGACATCATTTACGATGGTTGGGGCACTTACTACGAAGGTGAAGATGCTCTTTACAGCGAAGAAGATGAAGACGACGAAGACGAGTAA
- a CDS encoding glycosyl hydrolase 2 galactose-binding domain-containing protein, which yields MTQLSLAGLWQVSPLTDLSIPQDDITFPAPLSSVLPKELSEDVIAQQEWHLMHDFELDDVLMLHPAIDLVLSGIDYHAEVRINGVAVFDCDGSQATYRKNIKPYVSRGGNRVEILFLEEEEDDLLGEEWDEELTSTREPFDSRIGIWREPYLQFIPHVRLGGIQTEQIWHHGGCELLVTLEFETLKPDLVSASVKFDGMTYYVPIDVRAKQASVLFQVDAPKPYDPHHPDEGALYQIDVELDGQSSSVKIGLYDHE from the coding sequence ATGACTCAGCTTTCATTAGCCGGACTTTGGCAGGTTTCCCCGCTCACGGATCTCTCCATTCCTCAAGATGACATCACTTTCCCTGCTCCTTTGAGTTCGGTATTACCTAAAGAACTCAGCGAAGACGTGATTGCTCAACAAGAGTGGCATTTGATGCACGATTTTGAGCTAGATGACGTTTTGATGCTTCATCCCGCGATCGATTTGGTTCTTTCAGGGATAGATTATCATGCCGAAGTGCGAATTAACGGTGTGGCTGTCTTTGACTGCGATGGCTCACAAGCAACCTATCGTAAAAATATCAAACCTTATGTTAGCCGTGGCGGCAATCGGGTCGAGATTCTTTTTCTTGAAGAAGAGGAGGATGATCTTCTCGGAGAAGAGTGGGATGAAGAGCTTACTTCAACTCGTGAACCGTTTGATTCTCGTATCGGTATTTGGCGTGAGCCTTATTTGCAGTTTATTCCCCATGTCCGATTGGGTGGCATTCAGACTGAGCAGATTTGGCATCATGGTGGATGTGAATTACTTGTGACTCTAGAGTTTGAAACGCTTAAGCCTGATTTGGTGTCAGCATCAGTGAAATTTGATGGTATGACCTATTATGTCCCCATTGATGTGCGCGCTAAGCAAGCGAGTGTTTTATTCCAAGTAGACGCGCCCAAACCTTATGACCCTCATCATCCAGATGAAGGGGCACTTTACCAAATTGATGTAGAGCTGGATGGCCAATCATCATCAGTTAAGATCGGTCTTTACGATCATGAGTAA
- a CDS encoding DUF2061 domain-containing protein, which translates to MKKTLSFAAIHFTVAMSVAYLLTGDILLGSLIAMIEPMVNTVAFYFHERAWNTFSQRRQQVQTPQWKTMSFALVHFNVAFMVSYIISGSLVVGGIMALIEPSINTCVYYFHEKMWQRKTQWHCLAH; encoded by the coding sequence ATGAAAAAGACTCTAAGCTTTGCCGCAATTCACTTTACCGTTGCAATGAGTGTCGCTTATCTACTGACTGGTGACATCTTACTCGGTAGTTTGATTGCCATGATAGAACCTATGGTAAATACAGTTGCTTTCTACTTTCATGAACGGGCGTGGAACACTTTCAGTCAACGTCGCCAACAAGTGCAAACACCACAATGGAAAACCATGAGTTTCGCATTGGTGCACTTTAACGTTGCCTTCATGGTTTCCTACATCATCAGTGGCAGCTTAGTGGTGGGTGGCATCATGGCTCTGATTGAGCCAAGCATTAACACTTGTGTTTACTACTTCCATGAAAAGATGTGGCAACGTAAAACCCAATGGCACTGCCTAGCTCATTAA
- a CDS encoding universal stress protein → MYKNILVPVDLNEKGFCDKAVEQATWIGERSQATLHLLTVVPGIHMSMVATYFPKDAAAKMKADVSQQLEEFAQTQVPSTMPYQTYVVEGKPYSTIIEYAKKLNADLIVMPSHKRSKLDKVVLGSVASKVVEFSPISVMVVKPLEL, encoded by the coding sequence ATGTACAAAAATATTCTCGTCCCAGTGGATCTCAATGAAAAAGGCTTTTGTGATAAAGCGGTAGAGCAGGCAACTTGGATTGGTGAACGCAGTCAAGCAACCCTCCACCTACTCACAGTGGTTCCGGGAATTCATATGTCGATGGTCGCAACCTATTTCCCAAAAGATGCGGCAGCCAAAATGAAAGCGGATGTTAGTCAGCAATTAGAGGAGTTTGCCCAAACACAAGTCCCCAGCACCATGCCTTATCAAACCTACGTCGTAGAAGGCAAACCCTACTCCACCATTATCGAGTACGCGAAAAAACTCAATGCAGATTTGATCGTCATGCCCAGTCATAAGCGCTCTAAACTGGACAAAGTGGTTTTAGGTTCTGTTGCCAGCAAAGTTGTGGAATTCTCGCCAATCAGTGTCATGGTCGTCAAACCGCTTGAGTTGTGA
- a CDS encoding TAXI family TRAP transporter solute-binding subunit: MKLQKLVHIGTIAAAVCLTNSVSAQEFITIGTGSVTGVYYPAGGAICKLVNQERKDHNIRCSVESTDGSIYNVNSIRSGELDFGIVQSDWQYHAYNGSSEFKDHGPYKKLRAIFSLHSEPFNIIARADSGIKNVKDLAGKRVNIGNPGSGDRATMQVVMDAFGWTTQSFKLTSELKGSERSQALCDNKIDAFIYMIGHPNGAIKEATTACDAKLVPATGSEIDTIVKTHPYYAYTSVPAGMYRGTDQDVKSFGVAATLVTSSDISDDVAYNVAKAVFENFDSFKRLHPAFANLKKEDMIKDGISIPLHPGAIRYYKEAGLLK; encoded by the coding sequence ATGAAATTACAAAAACTCGTTCACATAGGAACCATTGCTGCAGCAGTGTGTTTAACCAATTCGGTTAGTGCGCAAGAATTTATTACCATTGGCACTGGTTCAGTGACTGGTGTTTACTATCCGGCCGGTGGTGCTATCTGTAAATTAGTGAATCAAGAGCGTAAAGATCACAACATTCGTTGCTCTGTAGAATCAACAGATGGCTCAATTTATAACGTCAATAGTATCCGCTCTGGCGAATTGGACTTCGGAATCGTTCAATCTGACTGGCAATACCATGCCTACAACGGCAGTAGCGAATTCAAAGATCACGGTCCGTATAAAAAACTGCGTGCTATTTTCTCTCTTCATAGCGAACCCTTTAACATTATTGCCCGCGCTGACTCTGGTATTAAAAACGTCAAGGACCTTGCAGGGAAACGCGTGAATATCGGTAATCCCGGCTCTGGCGACCGTGCAACGATGCAGGTTGTGATGGATGCATTTGGTTGGACAACGCAAAGCTTCAAACTCACATCAGAGTTAAAAGGTTCAGAGCGCTCGCAAGCGCTCTGTGATAACAAAATCGATGCTTTCATCTATATGATTGGTCATCCAAACGGTGCCATTAAAGAAGCAACCACGGCATGCGATGCGAAGTTAGTACCGGCAACAGGCTCTGAAATCGACACAATTGTTAAAACTCATCCGTATTACGCTTACACCAGCGTACCTGCGGGAATGTATCGAGGTACAGATCAAGATGTAAAAAGCTTTGGTGTCGCAGCAACACTCGTCACTAGTTCCGATATTTCCGATGACGTAGCCTACAACGTAGCGAAAGCAGTATTTGAAAACTTTGATAGCTTTAAACGGTTACATCCCGCTTTCGCCAATTTGAAAAAAGAAGACATGATCAAAGATGGGATATCCATTCCTCTTCACCCAGGTGCGATTAGATACTACAAAGAAGCAGGATTATTGAAATAA
- the argR gene encoding transcriptional regulator ArgR, producing the protein MRNIDKQDNLVRAFKALLKEERFGSQGDIVDALKNEGFDNINQSKVSRMLTKFGAVRTRNAKMEMVYCLPAELGVPTVSSSLRELVLDIDHNAALVVIHTGPGAAQLIARLLDSLGKSEGILGVVAGDDTIFITPTMPITTRQLYLSVCELFEYNG; encoded by the coding sequence ATGCGCAATATAGACAAGCAAGATAATCTAGTTCGTGCTTTTAAAGCTTTATTGAAAGAAGAGCGTTTTGGCTCTCAAGGCGACATCGTTGATGCGTTAAAAAACGAGGGGTTTGATAATATCAACCAATCTAAAGTATCACGCATGCTGACCAAATTCGGCGCGGTACGTACACGTAATGCCAAAATGGAAATGGTGTACTGCTTGCCAGCAGAACTAGGGGTTCCAACAGTATCAAGTTCACTGCGTGAATTGGTATTAGATATCGACCACAACGCCGCATTAGTCGTCATTCATACAGGCCCTGGCGCTGCACAATTGATCGCTCGATTACTTGATTCCCTTGGTAAATCAGAAGGCATTCTGGGCGTTGTTGCTGGCGATGATACGATTTTTATCACTCCAACCATGCCAATTACTACCCGACAACTGTACCTTTCTGTTTGTGAGCTGTTCGAGTACAACGGCTAA
- the mdh gene encoding malate dehydrogenase: MKVAVIGAAGGIGQALALLLKNRLPAGSDLALYDIAPVTPGVAADLSHIPTPVSIKGYAGEDPTPALEGADVVLISAGVARKPGMDRADLFNVNAGIVKSIAEKVAHSCPKACVGLITNPVNTTVPIFAEVMKKAGVYDKRKLFGVTTLDVIRAETFVAGLKGKDPSGVRVPVIGGHSGVTILPLLSQVAGVSFSDEEVEALTKRIQNAGTEVVEAKAGGGSATLSMGQAACRFGLSLVKAIQGEKGILEYAYVDGSSRHAPFFAQPIILGKEGLEEVLDYGKLSAYEQSALEGMLDTLNKDIQQGVEFANK, from the coding sequence ATGAAAGTCGCTGTTATTGGTGCCGCTGGTGGTATCGGTCAAGCCCTTGCATTGTTGCTCAAGAATCGTCTGCCTGCTGGATCTGATCTTGCTCTGTACGATATCGCTCCCGTGACTCCCGGTGTTGCCGCGGATTTAAGTCACATCCCGACCCCTGTTTCGATCAAAGGCTACGCAGGTGAAGATCCTACGCCAGCTTTAGAAGGAGCAGATGTTGTGTTGATCTCTGCTGGTGTTGCTCGCAAACCTGGTATGGATCGTGCGGATCTTTTTAATGTCAACGCCGGCATCGTAAAATCGATTGCTGAAAAGGTTGCTCATAGCTGTCCTAAAGCGTGTGTGGGGCTAATTACTAACCCTGTGAACACCACTGTGCCTATCTTCGCTGAAGTGATGAAAAAGGCGGGTGTTTACGATAAACGTAAACTGTTTGGTGTAACGACGCTGGATGTCATTCGTGCTGAAACATTTGTTGCTGGTTTAAAAGGTAAAGACCCTAGTGGTGTGAGAGTGCCTGTTATCGGTGGGCATTCGGGTGTGACTATTTTGCCTCTTCTCTCCCAAGTTGCAGGTGTGAGCTTCTCGGATGAAGAAGTGGAAGCACTGACAAAACGTATCCAAAATGCGGGTACTGAAGTGGTTGAAGCGAAAGCGGGTGGGGGTTCTGCGACCTTATCAATGGGTCAAGCTGCGTGTCGCTTCGGTTTGTCTCTCGTTAAAGCAATCCAAGGTGAGAAAGGTATTTTGGAATACGCTTACGTAGATGGTAGTAGTCGTCATGCGCCATTCTTCGCTCAACCTATCATTTTGGGTAAAGAGGGGCTAGAGGAAGTGCTCGACTACGGTAAGCTCAGTGCTTACGAACAATCAGCATTAGAAGGTATGTTGGATACGCTTAATAAAGATATTCAACAAGGTGTTGAGTTTGCCAATAAATAG
- the ispB gene encoding octaprenyl diphosphate synthase, with protein MDFKAIQALTANDMAKVNETIQAQLNSDVSLINQLGFYIVSSGGKRLRPLLAILSAKALGYEGEKHTLAAAFIEFIHTATLLHDDVVDESDMRRGRETANAAFGNAASVLVGDYIYTRSFQMMTQLGSMPILTVMSDAVNVIAEGEVQQLMNCNDPDTTEESYMQVIYSKTARLFEAATQIGALLIEAPKEIEVAMQNYGRYLGTAFQLIDDVMDYTSDGKEMGKNVGDDLAEGKPTLPLLHAMRNGNPEQEAMIRDAIEHANGMDRLAEILEAMDQAGSLRYTIEKAQQEADKAIAELAVIPESQYKEALITLAHMAVNRTK; from the coding sequence ATGGATTTTAAAGCTATCCAAGCGCTTACTGCCAACGACATGGCAAAAGTGAATGAAACAATTCAAGCGCAACTAAACTCAGATGTATCCCTCATCAACCAACTAGGGTTTTATATCGTTAGCAGTGGTGGCAAACGCCTACGTCCACTTTTGGCGATATTATCGGCAAAAGCACTCGGTTATGAGGGCGAAAAACATACTCTTGCTGCGGCATTTATCGAATTTATTCATACAGCAACTTTGCTGCATGATGACGTTGTCGATGAGTCAGATATGCGTCGTGGTAGAGAGACAGCCAATGCTGCTTTTGGCAACGCTGCGAGCGTGTTAGTCGGTGATTATATCTACACTCGCTCTTTCCAAATGATGACTCAACTCGGCTCAATGCCAATTTTGACCGTCATGAGCGATGCAGTGAACGTTATTGCCGAAGGTGAAGTACAGCAGTTGATGAACTGTAACGACCCTGATACCACCGAAGAAAGCTACATGCAGGTCATCTACTCCAAAACAGCACGTCTGTTTGAAGCTGCAACCCAAATTGGTGCCCTACTTATCGAAGCGCCAAAAGAGATTGAAGTTGCGATGCAAAACTACGGTCGCTATTTGGGGACAGCATTCCAACTTATCGATGATGTGATGGACTACACCTCTGACGGCAAAGAGATGGGCAAAAACGTGGGTGACGATCTTGCAGAAGGCAAACCAACTTTGCCACTGCTACATGCGATGCGTAATGGCAATCCGGAGCAAGAAGCAATGATCCGCGATGCGATCGAACACGCCAACGGCATGGATCGTCTTGCTGAGATCCTTGAAGCCATGGATCAAGCGGGATCGTTACGTTACACGATCGAAAAAGCGCAGCAAGAAGCTGACAAAGCTATTGCTGAACTCGCGGTGATTCCAGAGAGTCAATATAAAGAAGCATTGATTACATTGGCTCACATGGCGGTTAATCGCACCAAGTAA
- the rplU gene encoding 50S ribosomal protein L21, which produces MYAVFQSGGKQHRVSEGQTLRLEKLDVETGATIEFDKVLLVANGEEIKVGAPLVEGGKVVAEVVQHGRGDKIKIVKFRRRKHSRKQQGHRQWFTEVKITGINA; this is translated from the coding sequence ATGTACGCTGTTTTCCAATCTGGTGGTAAACAACACCGTGTAAGCGAAGGTCAAACCCTTCGTTTAGAAAAATTAGACGTTGAAACTGGCGCAACTATCGAATTCGATAAAGTGCTTCTAGTTGCAAACGGCGAAGAAATTAAAGTTGGTGCTCCTCTTGTAGAGGGCGGTAAAGTTGTAGCAGAAGTTGTACAACACGGTCGTGGCGATAAAATTAAAATCGTTAAGTTCCGTCGTCGTAAACACTCTCGCAAACAACAAGGTCACCGTCAGTGGTTCACAGAAGTGAAAATCACTGGTATTAACGCTTAA
- the rpmA gene encoding 50S ribosomal protein L27, whose protein sequence is MAHKKAGGSTRNGRDSESKRLGVKRFGGESVLAGNIIVRQRGTKFHAGTNVGIGKDHTLFALAEGKVKFEVKGPKNRKFVSIEAE, encoded by the coding sequence ATGGCACACAAAAAAGCTGGTGGTTCTACTCGTAACGGCCGCGATTCTGAAAGTAAACGCCTAGGTGTTAAACGTTTCGGTGGTGAATCTGTTCTTGCAGGTAACATCATCGTGCGCCAACGTGGTACTAAATTCCACGCTGGTACTAACGTTGGTATCGGTAAAGACCACACTCTATTCGCTCTTGCTGAAGGCAAAGTGAAATTCGAAGTGAAAGGTCCTAAAAACCGTAAATTCGTTAGCATCGAAGCTGAATAA
- the cgtA gene encoding Obg family GTPase CgtA, producing MKFVDEAVVKVQAGDGGNGVVSFWREKFVTKGGPDGGDGGDGGDIYIEADENLNTLIDYRFQRFYEAERGQNGGGGNCTGKRGKDKVMRVPVGTRAVDIHTNEVVGEVAEHGKRVMVAKGGWHGLGNTRFKSSVNRAPRQKTMGTKGEMRELRLELLLLADVGMLGLPNAGKSTFIRAVSAAKPKVADYPFTTLVPSLGVVSVVPEKSFVVADIPGLIEGAADGAGLGIRFLKHLERCRVLLHMIDIMPVDQSDPAQNALTILDELEQYSEKLANKPRWLVFNKVDLMSEEDAQEVIQDVLDALGWEDDYFTISAINRQGTKDLCMKLADFMESMPREKEEISEEQRVEFMWDDYHKTAMAGDDVVTEDDWDDEDWDDEEDDGHVIYVRE from the coding sequence ATGAAATTCGTTGATGAAGCGGTAGTGAAGGTTCAGGCTGGTGATGGCGGCAACGGTGTTGTTAGCTTCTGGCGTGAAAAATTTGTTACCAAAGGTGGCCCAGATGGTGGCGACGGTGGTGACGGCGGCGATATTTATATCGAAGCAGATGAAAACCTGAATACCCTTATCGATTACCGTTTTCAGCGCTTCTATGAAGCTGAACGCGGCCAAAATGGTGGTGGCGGCAACTGTACTGGTAAACGCGGTAAAGATAAGGTTATGCGCGTTCCTGTTGGTACACGTGCTGTTGATATCCATACTAATGAAGTCGTTGGCGAAGTAGCTGAGCACGGTAAACGTGTAATGGTTGCTAAAGGCGGCTGGCATGGTTTGGGTAATACGCGTTTTAAATCCTCTGTAAACCGTGCTCCTCGTCAAAAGACGATGGGTACTAAAGGTGAAATGCGCGAGCTACGCTTAGAGCTATTGCTTCTAGCTGACGTGGGTATGTTAGGTTTACCAAACGCTGGTAAATCAACCTTTATTCGTGCTGTATCAGCAGCGAAACCAAAGGTTGCTGACTATCCATTTACCACTCTAGTTCCTAGCTTGGGTGTAGTGAGTGTCGTTCCAGAGAAAAGCTTTGTTGTCGCTGATATTCCTGGACTGATCGAAGGTGCAGCTGATGGTGCTGGTTTAGGTATTCGTTTCTTGAAACACCTTGAACGTTGCCGTGTATTGCTACACATGATCGATATTATGCCTGTTGATCAAAGCGATCCTGCACAAAATGCTTTAACCATCCTTGATGAGCTAGAGCAGTACAGCGAAAAGCTAGCAAACAAACCACGTTGGTTGGTATTCAACAAAGTTGACCTTATGTCTGAAGAAGACGCGCAAGAGGTTATCCAAGATGTGTTGGATGCATTAGGTTGGGAAGATGATTACTTCACGATCTCTGCGATCAATCGTCAAGGTACGAAAGATCTCTGCATGAAGCTGGCTGACTTTATGGAATCTATGCCTCGTGAAAAAGAAGAGATCTCCGAAGAGCAGCGTGTCGAATTCATGTGGGATGACTACCACAAAACTGCTATGGCAGGTGATGACGTTGTTACCGAAGATGATTGGGACGATGAAGATTGGGATGACGAAGAAGATGACGGTCACGTTATCTATGTTCGTGAATAA
- a CDS encoding threonine/serine exporter family protein: protein MISKQRAVSRLIAQAGQMLLAHGAESTLVGDIMRRMGFACGMREVEVSLSASSLVVTTVYNDHCITTTRSCPDKGLNMRVVTQVQRICIMMERNLLDHTMAQHKLDTISPKRYNRWIVILMIGLSCASFSRLAGGDWAVFGMTFLASAIGMAARQEMASRHFNPLLNFATTAFVTSLISTQAINYHIGNTPTLVMASSVLMLVPGFPLINAVADMLKGYVNMGIARFTFASLLTLSICLGIIAAMRITGIWGW from the coding sequence ATGATCTCAAAGCAGAGAGCGGTGTCTCGTCTGATTGCTCAAGCTGGGCAGATGTTGTTAGCTCACGGTGCGGAAAGCACCCTCGTAGGGGATATTATGCGTCGCATGGGCTTTGCCTGCGGAATGCGCGAGGTAGAAGTTTCCCTGTCTGCCAGTTCTTTGGTTGTGACCACGGTTTATAACGATCACTGCATTACCACCACCCGTAGCTGCCCTGATAAAGGGCTTAATATGCGAGTTGTGACTCAAGTGCAGAGGATCTGCATTATGATGGAGCGTAATTTGCTCGATCATACAATGGCTCAGCATAAGCTCGATACGATCAGCCCAAAACGTTATAACCGTTGGATCGTGATCCTGATGATCGGTTTGTCTTGTGCTTCATTTAGCCGTTTAGCGGGGGGGGATTGGGCTGTCTTTGGCATGACGTTCCTTGCTTCTGCTATTGGTATGGCGGCTCGTCAGGAGATGGCTTCTCGTCATTTCAATCCACTCCTTAACTTTGCTACTACGGCGTTTGTAACGTCTCTTATCTCTACTCAAGCGATTAATTATCATATCGGTAACACGCCTACGCTGGTGATGGCATCTTCTGTATTGATGCTGGTGCCGGGCTTTCCTCTGATTAATGCCGTCGCGGATATGCTCAAAGGCTATGTGAATATGGGGATCGCTCGGTTTACTTTTGCCAGCCTACTTACTTTGTCTATCTGTCTTGGCATCATTGCCGCTATGCGTATTACTGGAATTTGGGGGTGGTGA
- a CDS encoding threonine/serine exporter family protein — translation MEQFLLGLANDMFFASIPAVGFALVFNVPVHALRFCAILGAVGHGSRFVMMHFGVPIEWATFFAASIVSFIGVYWSKKFLAHPKVFTVAGIIPMVPGVFAYKAMIAMVQINHDGFSLHLMQVLTENFLKAMFIIAGLAIGLAVPGLLFYRRKPII, via the coding sequence ATGGAGCAGTTTTTACTTGGTTTAGCAAACGACATGTTTTTTGCCTCGATTCCTGCTGTCGGGTTTGCTCTCGTGTTTAATGTTCCGGTACATGCTTTACGCTTTTGTGCCATTCTTGGGGCAGTGGGGCATGGCTCGCGGTTTGTGATGATGCATTTTGGTGTGCCAATTGAGTGGGCCACCTTTTTTGCAGCTTCCATTGTGAGTTTCATTGGGGTGTATTGGTCGAAGAAGTTTTTGGCTCACCCGAAGGTTTTTACGGTTGCGGGTATTATTCCTATGGTTCCAGGGGTATTTGCTTATAAGGCGATGATTGCGATGGTGCAGATAAATCACGACGGTTTTTCTTTGCATTTGATGCAAGTGCTCACGGAGAATTTCCTCAAAGCGATGTTTATTATTGCTGGCTTAGCGATTGGTCTTGCCGTCCCTGGCCTGTTATTCTATCGCCGTAAACCGATTATTTAG
- the folA gene encoding type 3 dihydrofolate reductase: protein MLISMIAAMANDKVIGKDNQMPWHLPADFAWFKRCTMGKPVIMGRKTYESIGRPLPGRHNIVISRDASLVIDGVSTVSSIEQALELVKDNEEVMIIGGGSIYQACLELASRLYITEIKADIAGDTRFPDWGTGWKEIHRETYQADEKNQYDMEFVILDRQ from the coding sequence ATGTTAATTAGTATGATTGCCGCGATGGCGAACGATAAAGTGATAGGTAAAGACAATCAAATGCCTTGGCATTTGCCAGCGGATTTTGCGTGGTTTAAGCGTTGTACTATGGGTAAGCCCGTCATCATGGGACGAAAAACCTATGAGTCGATCGGTCGACCTTTACCTGGTCGTCACAATATTGTGATCAGTCGCGATGCTTCTTTAGTGATTGATGGTGTATCGACCGTGTCATCCATTGAGCAAGCTTTAGAATTAGTCAAAGATAATGAAGAAGTTATGATTATTGGCGGTGGGTCAATCTATCAAGCATGCCTTGAACTGGCTTCTCGTCTTTATATTACTGAAATTAAAGCAGACATCGCTGGTGATACCCGCTTCCCTGATTGGGGAACTGGTTGGAAAGAGATCCATCGCGAAACCTATCAGGCTGATGAGAAGAACCAATATGATATGGAATTTGTCATTTTGGATCGTCAATAA
- the apaH gene encoding bis(5'-nucleosyl)-tetraphosphatase (symmetrical) ApaH codes for MANYIVGDIQGCLDELQLLLKAVNFDQEKDLLWLAGDLVARGPKSLETLRFVHSLGSSARIILGNHDLHLLAVSLGIHKAKPKDKTQPILDAPDKDILLEWLRKQPLLAEHDEFLMCHAGISPQWDLTTARNAAREVEAILHGDQWQWLLRNMYCNTPDYWDEELQGIERYRYIINAYTRMRFCFLDGRLDMQCKLPPAEVDSSELIPWFTVNNRKPIEKTILFGHWAALEGYRSNSEIGLDTGCVWGGDLTMMCWETKTFYTQAALTAIA; via the coding sequence ATGGCAAATTATATCGTCGGTGACATTCAAGGATGCCTAGACGAATTACAGTTGTTGTTAAAAGCCGTTAATTTTGATCAAGAAAAAGACTTACTCTGGCTCGCTGGAGATTTGGTTGCTCGTGGTCCAAAATCACTCGAAACATTACGCTTTGTTCACTCTTTAGGCTCCTCCGCTCGCATCATTTTGGGTAACCACGATCTGCATCTCTTGGCAGTCTCTTTAGGGATTCACAAAGCTAAGCCTAAAGACAAAACCCAACCTATTCTCGATGCGCCTGACAAAGATATTCTGTTGGAATGGTTAAGAAAACAGCCACTGCTCGCTGAACATGATGAATTTCTCATGTGCCATGCAGGTATCTCACCACAGTGGGATCTCACCACAGCACGTAACGCAGCACGTGAAGTTGAAGCGATTCTCCATGGGGATCAATGGCAATGGCTACTGCGCAATATGTACTGTAACACGCCTGATTACTGGGATGAGGAGCTACAAGGTATCGAGCGATACCGTTATATCATCAACGCTTATACGCGCATGCGGTTCTGTTTTCTTGATGGACGCTTGGACATGCAATGCAAATTGCCACCGGCAGAAGTGGACTCGAGTGAGCTCATACCTTGGTTTACCGTGAACAACAGAAAACCCATCGAAAAAACCATCCTCTTTGGGCATTGGGCTGCATTGGAAGGCTATCGCAGCAATTCCGAAATCGGTTTGGATACGGGTTGTGTGTGGGGCGGGGATCTCACCATGATGTGTTGGGAAACGAAAACTTTCTATACTCAAGCCGCGTTAACGGCAATCGCATAA
- the apaG gene encoding Co2+/Mg2+ efflux protein ApaG translates to MDVSKPCIKIQVHTKYIPEQSTPEQNRYVFAYLITIKNLSQEVVQLISRRWLITDANGKQMSVEGEGVVGEQPFIAGNDEYTYSSGTALETPVGVMQGQYLMHDENGDEFITDIEPFRLAVPNVLN, encoded by the coding sequence ATGGATGTTTCAAAACCTTGTATCAAGATTCAAGTTCACACTAAGTACATTCCTGAACAATCAACCCCTGAGCAAAATCGTTATGTGTTTGCCTACCTGATTACCATCAAAAATCTGAGTCAAGAAGTGGTACAACTGATTAGCCGACGTTGGCTCATCACCGATGCCAATGGCAAACAGATGAGCGTTGAAGGCGAAGGTGTAGTGGGTGAACAACCGTTCATTGCAGGCAATGATGAATACACCTATAGCAGTGGTACTGCTTTAGAAACTCCCGTTGGAGTCATGCAAGGTCAGTACCTTATGCATGATGAAAATGGTGATGAATTTATAACTGATATAGAACCGTTTCGACTTGCGGTTCCTAATGTTTTGAATTAG